GTTACCTTCCCTCGACTCGCCCCTGTTGTTCATGGTTGTTTTGCAGAAACAAACGGCTACTACGCAGGTCCCCCGATCGAGGAGAAGCAgcagctgccgccggcgccggcgccgcggccgcctagAAAGCAAGGATCAAGCTTCCTGTCAAAATGGTGCTCCGATTCGTTCATTGCCATCTGATGAACAGCTTACTGATTTGTTCCCTTTTCAGTGCTCAGTTGATTAGTGAGTCTTCTCTGTTTTTGGCTGCAGGGCCTCTTGCCTCGTCGGTGGTGGAGCTTCGGCAGATCAGTAATACCAAGAGCTGCGGCGACGGTGGAGCAGAGCATAGTTCAAGGGTGAGAGCAGAGAAGGTTCAAGTAATTTGGATTGAGGAGCTTCAATCCAGTGCCGAATCTAGAATGTAAATCTAGGGGGGGCTCATTTTCCTAGTATTCTTCCTCCCatctctcttcttccttcttttcttcttcctcttcttcacccATGGTTGAAAATTATTGGGGGTTTTGAGGGGGCTTCATGCGATCCACAGGACCCCCCCCCCTGAATCCAAGATCCCCTGCTGCTTCAATCTGCATCTGAATTGTTGCCACCAATATGTCCTCTGAAGAAAGCTGCTCCTTTTTCTTCTACACTTGATAATTGATGGTCCTTTGTTGCTCGTTCCAGCAAATGCAGATGCAATGAAACTGCCAATTTCAATAAGCCGGTACCCATTTTTCGGAAGCGCTAGCCCCCGActacttttgtttttctttgaaTGATGTTTTAGTTTGGGGTTAATCTCGATAAAAAGTTATTTAGGAGTTAAGTGAACAAGAACGAAACTTGGCTGGCGTAAAATGAGCTTCCACCATGAAATTTATCCACGAACATGATAAGATTGTCCTTGGATCATTTATCTGAAGAACTGATGAGAGTTCGTTTCCTAAAAGGCTGCAGGGTCGTCATGATGTGAGCCACGTGACTCAAAACACCGTACCTCATAGAACTGTCCTAACCTCGTATGATGTAGTTTTCTGCTGATTTCGAGAGACGAAGGTTATATACTAATGTACTCTACCTGACTTTGAacttgtgcaaaaaaaaaaaaactaacaaaAGGTCTAGGTAACCTAAAATTTAGACTTGTACACGTATGTGTAGTTTGTTCATTTGTTGTAAACTTATTAAATCCGGGTATGCAGAATTGTAATTTTTCGATATAAAATCAACATGCAAAAGGTTTTCAAAGTTTTTTGCCTGACCGGTGCAGATGGATAAGTTGGAGACTCACTATTCTAACCGAAGTACTTTCCAACCCTACACTTTCCCACTTTACATACACTTTTGAGAATATAATTTATATTCTAGACGTGGAGCAAAAAAACTGTTAACCATCATTGTTtctatgacatgtgggtccccCTATAGTCACTCACAGTGATATATAAGAGATTTAGGGTTTAACCAGTGTCATGTGTGGAAAATTTCCAAATTAATAATGGTGAAGTCATAAGCACCTAGCCTATCAGTAGCAAGATTTTTTATGCCACTAGCTTTGTTGAATGAAATGGACGACATTTGactgaatttttttgaaatttgacTAAAAAAGTTCTAACCATTTGTGTCGTACTGGTACAATAGTTTGCTGAATCTCATCAATTCAGCAAATAACTACCGATAAATGGTGCAAGAAAAAAATGGTGCTAACTCTAACAACAAGATAGATCAAAGTAACACAGACCACATTCACATGTGCAAGTGCAAGCATCAATTTATAGTCAAAAGTGCCTGTATAATAGCCACTACATAAAAGTACTTGTAATGTTCTACTAACGGTTGAACTGCTAAAATGCCCAATCAAAAGTACTATTTGGTGGTGAGCCCTGCAAATTAATTTTGGaatcagaaaaaaaataacTTTGGTTAACTTGCTGGGATTACTGTCCCTTGGGACGAGGAGCCTGCTTGGTTTGCTACCAATTTTTTGCCATGCCAAAATCAAGGCATGCCAAAAAGATTTGGCTATCATTTGGTTCATGCCTAGAAAATGGTCATTGTAACCAAAATTTTGGTAAGTTACTAGAAACTTCTGAAACATTGCAAGAGAAGAGATTATTGGTTGGCATCAAACCAAATGAGTACCTAAATTTTTTGCCAACATTTTGGCATGATCTAATTTTGGTAAGCCAATATATTGGCTTGCCATGATTTTGTCTTGGTAAAAATTGGCATCCAACCAATCAGGCCCGAGGAGCCGAGTCCATTCTAGTTTTTCTGCTGTGTTCACCATCTCACGTTTGCAGCTACCATTGCCCATTGTGAAGGCAGGGCCTCAGGCCTCCTCCAGAGGGCGACGATGTCGCCGGCCTTGGATGAGGTGGCGGGGAGAGAGAGTGTAAAATCAACTGCGCTATCTCCTATTCCCTCGCTAGCTCCTGGCACATGTATCAAAATCTTGTGAGAGCACATTTGACGGAGCTGCACATCccgagcagaggagagaggagtttttttatttttttattgtctCTTCCCTCCACCTCATCCGGCCATGTCGCTGGTACTATTGGACAAGGCCTTAGGGTCTCTGTGCATAATTATTTTTCTAACCAGGGTTGTTTCTGGTAATTGTCTCGCGCCCCATGGCCAGGGGGCCAGCCGGGCAGAGCCGGCCAGGAGCTGGCTGAATGATTGCCAGCCTGGCGAGAGCTGAGCATCTCTCTCTTGTTGACTTCTCGCCTTCTTGGTCGTCTCCTCCTGCTATCGCCGGGCGAGGCTCCGGGCAAGAGGTGGAAGCTAGCTGACCGACCGGCCACCGGCGGATCCGCCATGAGCAACGACCAGCAGGGCGACGTTCCAGGTAACCACGCCGTCGGCGATATGTCCGGCCGCTATGGCCAGAGATGAATCGGTGCTAGCTAGAGAAAGCTTTGTTCATGGCGGCGAATCTTTGTGACTTGTCAGGGGGCTACTTCGTTGGCCGCCCGACGAACCACGCGCCGGACAGCACAGACGAACCAgccgccggcggcagcagcggaggcggcgagcACACTCCTGGCGGTGCGTTCATTCTTTCATCCCCTTCTCGACTCAAACAGGATCGAGGAGCACAAAGCTGCTGATTTCCTCCGATTTTCTCTAGATTCTTGCTAAACTGAACTTGGATTTCGTTGTCGTGTTTGTCTGAATTGCGTGTAAAGATTACTTCGTCGGCCGTCCGGAGAACCATCGCAAGCTGGAACAAGAACCGGCACCCAAGCCGGCCACAAAACAGAGCACGCCAGGCTTCTTGGCCAAATGGTACTTCGAAATTTCGAATCTCCATTTTCTAAATAGTAGTTTCAAATTTACAGAAGGAACTTGTTAAGGAATTATTATTTGAGTTCACATCGACGTTCTGACTAATTGGGAATCGATCAAGTGATCAATATAGAGAATGGTCCTGATATGTTTCATTCTTCTTCTCTGTTTCTGGTCTGCAGCTGTCCATGCCTCGGCGCTGGAGCTGCCGATTAGATCACTAGATCAGGAGCTCCTGCCTCCCAGGGTGGTGATGTGAACTGCAGAGGATTCCAGTGAACTTGGGAGGAGGCTCTATCTGTGTCTGAATTGCAGCTTTGGAGCTGGGGAAGCTGTTCTTATATTAACCATTTGGTGATTCTTACACGTCCCTGTGCATCCGTACCACTACCGCGAAGTACAAATTTGATCCTTACCCATCCCAACCAACCAGCTACAgtcttttctctctttcctgAAAAAGATACTTATATTACAAAATTTCAATtctgtttatttatttttctttctttggttgtgaaccttttttttttgtcattagATGTCTTTCGCTTGTTACAATACATGTATGTCAATTCAAATTACAAAGTTCTTACAGGTTATTGGGTCATGTACTGTACATATGCTGTGGCTTTTGAACAATGGAGTTCCATTGACTAACCATTTAACTTAATTAAAAAAcataaataaatcatgaaaaggACTAACTAATATGTTCAAAAAATAGGTTGATTGTATCCCCATGTAGAAAAAGTGCATTGCTGAGTTTAACTAGGAATACATGTTTTATAGTAATACTGAAGTTTTTAAGAGtttacacaaaacaacatctgTTTGTACAAGTGAAAGCAAATAGTTTAACTTAAGATGTTGTTAGACCtattaaataaagaaaaacatAGAGAAGTATACACACGAGGTAATCCTAGACACAAATTATGATTTGTGTTTCTTATATTTGAAGAAACATGACCTTGATTATCAAGTAAAATTCATTGAAGAAGTAAATTAGCCATCTAAAACTGTTCTCAAACTCAATCAAGGCAGGCAAGCTGCAAGTAAAATAGCCTCCCGTGCATCATCTGACAATCCTGATGTGCTTTTACAGCCACGTATGATTATGATGTGAGAATTCCTGATTTAGTCTGCCAGTTCCTCAATTATACTTCATAAAACGAAATATGCTAATCAATGCATAGATGAGAATGAGAtgataatcttttttttttcagagtcTGTGTCCAGTTGGAATAAAAACCTAGCAATTAACGA
The genomic region above belongs to Panicum virgatum strain AP13 chromosome 8N, P.virgatum_v5, whole genome shotgun sequence and contains:
- the LOC120686724 gene encoding uncharacterized protein LOC120686724; this encodes MSNDQQGDVPGGYFVGRPTNHAPDSTDEPAAGGSSGGGEHTPGDYFVGRPENHRKLEQEPAPKPATKQSTPGFLAKCCPCLGAGAAD